A window of the Polypterus senegalus isolate Bchr_013 chromosome 4, ASM1683550v1, whole genome shotgun sequence genome harbors these coding sequences:
- the LOC120528167 gene encoding zinc finger protein 391-like translates to MASGKGNGTAERLEPFKQEDCEWGTPEYLCVKVEDCEGAISDLKEEEFEVELVQIKDEDSEDLPVSFELQKHEIENNTSEDSYSCVQPWFTNIGQLLSQRNSVELKSEISEFEGKTTEGNSREAEEQQSSRSFDVQENNSFSPPFFAQRRPQHKQDMEKMKKSTSGSENLTSASATFKQREALNTDQQGVPSTEQEALSAGQEGRKTFQNKSECSNHTLNHARLKPYCCSKCGKRFSYSNDLQKHTRIHTGEKPYGCTVCGKRFSNSSNLQKHTRIHTGEKPYGCSECGKRFSNSSHLQHHKRTHTGDKPYCCFECGKRFSSSSGLQTHTRAHTGEKPYDCVECGKKFTNSSNLQRHSRIHTGEKAYCCTECGKRFTDSSGLRRHIRVHTRENRYGCAECGKQFPDSSALQQHKQIHTGESDIGVLNVVKDSLITAVFRIT, encoded by the exons ATGGCCTCAGGCAAAGGGAATGGCACGGCTGAGCGACTGGAGCCCTTCAAGcaagaggactgtgagtggggCACCCCGGAGTATTTGTGCGTGAAGGTGGAGGATTGCGAAGGAGCAATTTCGGATCTCAAAGAGGAGGAGTTTGAAGTGGAGCTGGTTCAAATTAAAGATGAGGATTCTGAAGATTTGCCAGTTAGCTTTGAACTGCAAAAGCATGAAATCGAGAATAATACTTCTGAAGATTCTTATTCTTGTGTACAGCCTTGGTTCACTAATATAGGGCAGCTGCTTTCCCAACGTAATTCTGTGGAGCTGAAATCTGAGATATCCGAGTTTGAGGGGAAAACCACCGAAGGAAACAGCAGGGAAGCAGAAGAGCAGCAGTCGTCTAGAAGTTTTG ATGTACAGGAGAATAACAGCTTTTCACCGCCATTCTTTGCTCAGCGCAGACCACAACACAAACAGGACAtggaaaagatgaaaaaatcaaCAAGCGGATCAGAGAATTTGACCTCCGCTTCTGCCACTTTTAAACAGAGAGAAGCCCTCAATACGGACCAACAAGGAGTTCCTAGCACAGAACAAGAGGCCTTGAGTGCTGGCCAAGAGGGCAGAAAAACATTCCAAAACAAATCTGAGTGCAGCAATCACACATTGAATCATGCAAGGCTGAAACCGTATTGCTGTTctaaatgtggcaaacgattctcttaCAGCAATGATCTCCAAAAACATACAAGAatccatactggagagaagccgtatggCTGTACTGTATGTGGCAAAAGATTCTCTAACAGCAGTAATCTCCAAAAAcatacaagaattcacactggagaaaagccatacggttgttctgaatgtggtaaaagaTTCTCCAACAGTAGCCACCTCCAGCATCACAAAAGAACCCATACTGGAGATAAGCCCTATTGCTgttttgaatgtggcaaacgattctcttcCAGTAGTGGTCTCCAAACACATACAAGAgcccacactggagaaaaaccatatGACTGTGTTGAATGTGGCAAAAAATTCACCAATAGTAGCAACCTTCAGCGTCActcaagaattcatactggagagaaggcGTATTGTtgtactgaatgtggcaaacgattcactGACAGTAGTGGCCTTCGCAGACATATAAGAGTTCACACCAGAGAAAATCGGTATGGCTgtgctgaatgtggcaaacaattccctGACAGTAGTGCTCTTCAGCAGCATAAACAAATTCATACCGGAGAAAGCGATATtggtgttctgaatgtggtaaaagaTTCTCTCATAACTGCGGTCTTCAGAATAACATAA